A genomic stretch from Diprion similis isolate iyDipSimi1 chromosome 1, iyDipSimi1.1, whole genome shotgun sequence includes:
- the LOC124408835 gene encoding rap guanine nucleotide exchange factor 2-like isoform X12 codes for MDTFGMYQFSQGLTGRPELMQKSNRSSHSSDTSSAYSGSDTMTSVQSSLDADEVDLSGLVESIVDSDEEEDLAESMDSLTVRDTIRDCLEKDPVDRTADDIDILLEFTQHLKAFTNMTLAVRRALCAVMVFAVVERAGMIVLNDGEELDSWSVLINGAVEVEHSNGQIEQLQMGDSFGVQPTKERLLHRGVMKTKCDDCQFVCVTQDDYCKIQSQGVENTKRHEENGRVILVTELRSASDGTGRKSHVVIRGTPERLMLQLIKETSTTDPTYVDDFLLTHRTFIDNPLLVANQLLEWFTEPQVRDRVTRVVLFWVNNHFTDFETDPAMMEFLETFEIGLEKEKMHGQLRLLNIACAAKARTRNVTLTRPSRDEVLHFSILGGYERNFGIFISKVDKRSKAEDVGLKRGDQILEVNRQSFEHVSHAKALEILRGSTHLSITVKSNLLAFKEMLQTPDNSPRPRGRVSKSEITRLQTDLRLSAHTDPLTPVNPINPLVCNVPLMTDTNISPCKDAKKEHKGFMTLAPKKKLQRALEKIRILPKNTINDGVHVDDPLGPPHTPPGTGLTQTSNLYHSRSNPDLTAMYYEDRAPDYPEHVLKVYKADQTCKYLLVNKETTAHEVVMLALREFGITDSSSNFSLTEVSVREGSMIRNRQLPDNLQNLAETIGLSSRYYLKTKGVSEILVADDQAPELIRESQVHFLHLNAVEVAIQLTLQDFSIFRKIESTEYVDDLFELRSRYGTPMLTDFAELVNREMFWVVTEICSEHNLVRRSKIIKQFIKIARQCKECKNFNSMFAIVSGLGHAAVGRLRATWEKLPTKYQRLFNDLEKLMDPSRNMSQYRQLIASEQTQPPIIPFYPVVKKDLTFIHLGNDSRVEGLINFEKLRMIAKEVRALTKMCSSQYDLQTMTDIGGQALSSAMVSMNQMNSANQGGQTATVKRRKKSTAAPNPKKMFEEAQMVRRVKAYLANMEVITDEERLHALSAECEPHAGAVAIAAAVPLAKRAMRHPSPTLSTTSSASSTSEGRKSIQGTKFGAASPQAQRKILALSDPHKTRPHQPKHCPPPLPIPGLALHAGGLEPSPGAPRRVGSATRVPMHERSHSDTPSGLPPPVDLSAESSSVTSLSNLQPLRKTLTSGSVTSSDSGHSTQLDSHSGSSVEAGGSPPPSQRRHSAMQGSVMRGGLPPFPHAVAVLPPLPATYNHYYHHPQPPQGLTGIGVGVGLPPGGMMMRGGPTRQPPAYKVAAQMARLHRLGRAHSHEGVTYHTDHDDDDEDAQVSAV; via the exons ATGGACACCTTCGGGATGTATCAA TTTTCGCAGGGCCTGACTGGCAGGCCAGAATTAATGCAAAAGTCAAACAGAAGCAGCCATTCCAGTGATACGAGCTCTGCTTACAGCGGCTCTGACACAATGACGTCCGTTCAAAGCTCCTTGGATGCCGACGAGGTCGATCTGTCTGGACTTGTCGAGTCCATAGTAGACAGCGACGAGGAAGAAGACCTTGCCGAAAGCATGGAT AGCCTGACTGTCCGTGACACGATAAGAGACTGTTTGGAGAAAGATCCTGTGGACCGAACTGCGGATGACATAGACATACTTCTGGAATTTACCCAACACTTGAAAGCCTTTACGAATATGACCTTAGCTGTGCGAAGAGCATTGTGTGCCGTAATGGTGTTCGCCGTCGTCGAGAGAGCTGGAATGATCGTTCTGAACGATGGTGAAGAATTGGACAGCTGGAGCGTGCTAATAAATGGAGCAGTTGAAGTTGAGCACAGTAATGGCCAAATCGAGCAGCTCCAGATGGGGGACAGTTTTGGTGTTCAACCAACTAAAGAGCGCCTCTTGCATCGAGGGGTAATGAAAACGAA GTGTGATGATTGTCAGTTTGTGTGCGTAACGCAGGACGATTACTGCAAAATCCAGAGTCAGGGTGTCGAGAATACAAAACGGCACGAAGAAAATGGTCGAGTAATATTAGTCACCGAATTACGAAGCGCGTCAGATGGAACCGGGCGTAAGAGTCACGTCGTTATTCGTGGGACTCCGGAACGTTTGATGCTACAATTAATAAAAGAAACTAGCACTACAGATCCCACCTACGTTGACGATTTTTTGTTGACGCATAGAACTTTTATTGACAATCCACTGTTGGTAGCTAATCAACTTTTAGAATGGTTCACTGAACCACAAGTGAGGGATCGTGTAACGAGAGTTGTGTTATTTTGGGTGAATAACCATTTCACGGATTTTGAAACTGACCCAGCAATGATGGAGTTTCTGGAGACGTTTGAGATCggattggaaaaagaaaagatgcaCGGCCAGTTGAG ATTGCTGAATATTGCGTGTGCGGCAAAAGCGAGAACGCGAAATGTTACATTGACAAGACCGAGCAGAGACGAAGTCCTGCATTTCAGCATACTCGGTGGTTATGAgagaaattttggaattttcatCTCTAAAGTTGACAAACGATCAAAGGCTGAAGACGTCGGACTGAAGAGAGGGGATCAAATTCTTGAAGTAAACAGACAAAGCTTCGAGCACGTCAGTCACGCAAAAGCCCTTGAAATTCTCAGAGGATCAACGCATCTTAGTATTACAGTAAAGTCCAATCTTCTTG CATTCAAGGAAATGCTACAGACACCCGACAACTCACCGAGACCAAGGGGAAGGGTGAGCAAATCGGAAATTACGAGATTACAAACCGACCTCAGATTATCGGCGCATACGGATCCATTAACACCAGTAAATCCCATTAATCCTTTGGTCTGCAACGTACCGTTAATGACCGACACTAACATCTCGCCGTGTAAAGACGCTAAGAAGGAACACAAGGGTTTCATGACGCTAGCGCCGAAAAAGAAGCTGCAAAGGGCACTGGAGAAGATAAGAATATTGCCAAAGAATACTATCAA CGATGGCGTACACGTTGATGACCCACTAGGGCCCCCCCATACCCCACCAGGTACGGGACTCACCCAAACTTCGAACCTCTATCATTCCAGAAGCAACCCAGACCTCACTGCGATGTATTACGAAGATCGTGCACCAGATTATCCTGAACACGTTCTCAAGGTTTACAAAGCTGACCAgacttgtaaatatttattagtaAACAAAGAGACGACAGCCCATGAG GTTGTAATGCTGGCTCTGCGAGAATTTGGTATAACGGATAGCAGTTCGAATTTTTCACTGACAGAGGTGAGCGTCAGGGAAGGCAGTATGATAAGGAATCGTCAGTTGCCTGATAATCTGCAAAATCTAGCAGAAACTATAGGTCTTAGTTCTCGTTACTACCTAAAAACAAAGGGTGTATCCGAGATTCTCGTTGCCGATGATCAGGCGCCCGAACTTATCCGCGAATCGCAAGTTCACTTTCTTCATCTAAATGCTGTTGAAGTTGCGATTCAGTTGACGCTGCAAGATTTCAGCATATTTAG GAAAATCGAGTCGACCGAATATGTCGATGATTTATTTGAGCTGAGGAGTAGGTATGGCACGCCAATGCTCACGGACTTTGCCGAGCTCGTCAATAGAGAAATGTTCTGGGTTGTGACAGAAATTTGTTCGGAGCACAATCTTGTCAGACGAAGCAAAATCATTAaacaatttatcaaaattgctC GGCAATGTAAAgaatgcaaaaatttcaactcaatGTTCGCAATCGTTTCTGGATTGGGTCATGCGGCTGTTGGTCGTCTTCGAGCAACGTGGGAGAAACTGCCTACTAAATATCAAAGGTTATTCAATGATCTGGAAAAGCTCATGGATCCGAGTCGAAACATGAGCCAGTACAGGCAGCTGATAGCATCGGAACAAACTCAACCGCCTATC aTTCCTTTTTACCCGGTTGTTAAGAAAGACTTGACTTTTATTCATCTGGGTAATGACTCCAGGGTTGAAGGGCtaatcaattttgaaaagctcAGAATGATTGCCAAGGAGGTACGAGCACTAACGAAAATGTGCTCCTCGCAGTACGATTTACAAACCATGACAGACATCGGAGGACAAGCATTGAGTTCAGCAATGGTATCGATGAATCAAATGAACTCCGCGAATCAAG GGGGACAAACGGCAACCGTGAAGAGACGGAAGAAGTCAACGGCAGCCCCGAATCccaaaaaaatgttcgaaGAGGCTCAGATGGTTCGCAGAGTAAAAGCTTACCTAGCCAACATGGAAGTGATTACAGATGAAGAGCGTTTACACGCGCTTTCCGCCGAGTGCGAACCCCACGCAGGTGCGGTGGCGATTGCTGCAGCCGTGCCGTTGGCCAAAAGAGCTATGAGACACCCGTCACCCACGCTCTCGACAACGAGCAGCGCAAGTAGTACAAGCGAAGGTCGGAAAAGCATACAAG GCACCAAATTTGGGGCAGCATCGCCGCAAGCACAGAGAAAAATACTTGCTTTGTCGGACCCACATAAGACGAGACCGCACCAACCAAAACACTGCCCACCTCCACTTCCTATACCTGGCCTAGCTCTGCATGCAGGTGGCTTAGAACCCAGTCCCGGAGCACCGAGAAGAGTCGGATCAGCGACGAGGGTTCCGATGCACGAGAGATCGCATAGCGATACACCTTCTGGACTGCCGCCTCCTGTTGATCTGAGTGCAGAAAGCAGCAGTGTTACTAGTCTGAGTAACCTGCAACCGCTGAGAAAAACACTAACGAGTG GTTCTGTGACAAGCAGTGACAGTGGTCACAGTACTCAATTGGACAGTCACAGTGGCAGCAGTGTTGAAGCCGGTGGCAGCCCGCCTCCTTCGCAGAGACGACACTCAGCTATGCAAG GGTCTGTAATGAGGGGGGGACTACCTCCGTTCCCACACGCAGTCGCTGTGCTGCCTCCACTTCCTGCCACCTACAACCACTACTATCACCACCCCCAACCTCCTCAAG GGCTTACAGGTATAGGAGTTGGTGTTGGCTTGCCTCCTGGAGGAATGATGATGCGAGGTGGCCCAACCCGCCAACCACCTGCCTATAAAGTAGCAGCGCAGATGGCTAGGCTCCACAGATTGGGCAGAGCCCATAGCCACGAGGGGGTCACGTATCACACCGACCACGATGATG ATGACGAGGATGCTCAAGTTTCGGCGGTGTAA
- the LOC124408835 gene encoding rap guanine nucleotide exchange factor 2-like isoform X3 — MRKHTCQQPPVNSNSGAAAAAAAAAGGVRGPVRRWNSFHGGGPAAHGGAEPFRALPRAIQALRSESVDRTSHRAQPPPPPSFPRRRFSVCFGKRTGGSARRPNECFVLEPSEMIVIDYPEVHGGGGRIHRPPHPITDHRQVNLDFDDTFSQGLTGRPELMQKSNRSSHSSDTSSAYSGSDTMTSVQSSLDADEVDLSGLVESIVDSDEEEDLAESMDSLTVRDTIRDCLEKDPVDRTADDIDILLEFTQHLKAFTNMTLAVRRALCAVMVFAVVERAGMIVLNDGEELDSWSVLINGAVEVEHSNGQIEQLQMGDSFGVQPTKERLLHRGVMKTKCDDCQFVCVTQDDYCKIQSQGVENTKRHEENGRVILVTELRSASDGTGRKSHVVIRGTPERLMLQLIKETSTTDPTYVDDFLLTHRTFIDNPLLVANQLLEWFTEPQVRDRVTRVVLFWVNNHFTDFETDPAMMEFLETFEIGLEKEKMHGQLRLLNIACAAKARTRNVTLTRPSRDEVLHFSILGGYERNFGIFISKVDKRSKAEDVGLKRGDQILEVNRQSFEHVSHAKALEILRGSTHLSITVKSNLLAFKEMLQTPDNSPRPRGRVSKSEITRLQTDLRLSAHTDPLTPVNPINPLVCNVPLMTDTNISPCKDAKKEHKGFMTLAPKKKLQRALEKIRILPKNTINDGVHVDDPLGPPHTPPGTGLTQTSNLYHSRSNPDLTAMYYEDRAPDYPEHVLKVYKADQTCKYLLVNKETTAHEVVMLALREFGITDSSSNFSLTEVSVREGSMIRNRQLPDNLQNLAETIGLSSRYYLKTKGVSEILVADDQAPELIRESQVHFLHLNAVEVAIQLTLQDFSIFRKIESTEYVDDLFELRSRYGTPMLTDFAELVNREMFWVVTEICSEHNLVRRSKIIKQFIKIARQCKECKNFNSMFAIVSGLGHAAVGRLRATWEKLPTKYQRLFNDLEKLMDPSRNMSQYRQLIASEQTQPPIIPFYPVVKKDLTFIHLGNDSRVEGLINFEKLRMIAKEVRALTKMCSSQYDLQTMTDIGGQALSSAMVSMNQMNSANQGGQTATVKRRKKSTAAPNPKKMFEEAQMVRRVKAYLANMEVITDEERLHALSAECEPHAGAVAIAAAVPLAKRAMRHPSPTLSTTSSASSTSEGRKSIQGTKFGAASPQAQRKILALSDPHKTRPHQPKHCPPPLPIPGLALHAGGLEPSPGAPRRVGSATRVPMHERSHSDTPSGLPPPVDLSAESSSVTSLSNLQPLRKTLTSGSVTSSDSGHSTQLDSHSGSSVEAGGSPPPSQRRHSAMQGSVMRGGLPPFPHAVAVLPPLPATYNHYYHHPQPPQGLTGIGVGVGLPPGGMMMRGGPTRQPPAYKVAAQMARLHRLGRAHSHEGVTYHTDHDDDDEDAQVSAV, encoded by the exons ATCGACTACCCCGAAGTACACGGTGGAGGCGGCAGAATCCACAGACCGCCGCATCCAATCACCGACCATCGCCAAGTCAACTTGGACTTCGATGATAcg TTTTCGCAGGGCCTGACTGGCAGGCCAGAATTAATGCAAAAGTCAAACAGAAGCAGCCATTCCAGTGATACGAGCTCTGCTTACAGCGGCTCTGACACAATGACGTCCGTTCAAAGCTCCTTGGATGCCGACGAGGTCGATCTGTCTGGACTTGTCGAGTCCATAGTAGACAGCGACGAGGAAGAAGACCTTGCCGAAAGCATGGAT AGCCTGACTGTCCGTGACACGATAAGAGACTGTTTGGAGAAAGATCCTGTGGACCGAACTGCGGATGACATAGACATACTTCTGGAATTTACCCAACACTTGAAAGCCTTTACGAATATGACCTTAGCTGTGCGAAGAGCATTGTGTGCCGTAATGGTGTTCGCCGTCGTCGAGAGAGCTGGAATGATCGTTCTGAACGATGGTGAAGAATTGGACAGCTGGAGCGTGCTAATAAATGGAGCAGTTGAAGTTGAGCACAGTAATGGCCAAATCGAGCAGCTCCAGATGGGGGACAGTTTTGGTGTTCAACCAACTAAAGAGCGCCTCTTGCATCGAGGGGTAATGAAAACGAA GTGTGATGATTGTCAGTTTGTGTGCGTAACGCAGGACGATTACTGCAAAATCCAGAGTCAGGGTGTCGAGAATACAAAACGGCACGAAGAAAATGGTCGAGTAATATTAGTCACCGAATTACGAAGCGCGTCAGATGGAACCGGGCGTAAGAGTCACGTCGTTATTCGTGGGACTCCGGAACGTTTGATGCTACAATTAATAAAAGAAACTAGCACTACAGATCCCACCTACGTTGACGATTTTTTGTTGACGCATAGAACTTTTATTGACAATCCACTGTTGGTAGCTAATCAACTTTTAGAATGGTTCACTGAACCACAAGTGAGGGATCGTGTAACGAGAGTTGTGTTATTTTGGGTGAATAACCATTTCACGGATTTTGAAACTGACCCAGCAATGATGGAGTTTCTGGAGACGTTTGAGATCggattggaaaaagaaaagatgcaCGGCCAGTTGAG ATTGCTGAATATTGCGTGTGCGGCAAAAGCGAGAACGCGAAATGTTACATTGACAAGACCGAGCAGAGACGAAGTCCTGCATTTCAGCATACTCGGTGGTTATGAgagaaattttggaattttcatCTCTAAAGTTGACAAACGATCAAAGGCTGAAGACGTCGGACTGAAGAGAGGGGATCAAATTCTTGAAGTAAACAGACAAAGCTTCGAGCACGTCAGTCACGCAAAAGCCCTTGAAATTCTCAGAGGATCAACGCATCTTAGTATTACAGTAAAGTCCAATCTTCTTG CATTCAAGGAAATGCTACAGACACCCGACAACTCACCGAGACCAAGGGGAAGGGTGAGCAAATCGGAAATTACGAGATTACAAACCGACCTCAGATTATCGGCGCATACGGATCCATTAACACCAGTAAATCCCATTAATCCTTTGGTCTGCAACGTACCGTTAATGACCGACACTAACATCTCGCCGTGTAAAGACGCTAAGAAGGAACACAAGGGTTTCATGACGCTAGCGCCGAAAAAGAAGCTGCAAAGGGCACTGGAGAAGATAAGAATATTGCCAAAGAATACTATCAA CGATGGCGTACACGTTGATGACCCACTAGGGCCCCCCCATACCCCACCAGGTACGGGACTCACCCAAACTTCGAACCTCTATCATTCCAGAAGCAACCCAGACCTCACTGCGATGTATTACGAAGATCGTGCACCAGATTATCCTGAACACGTTCTCAAGGTTTACAAAGCTGACCAgacttgtaaatatttattagtaAACAAAGAGACGACAGCCCATGAG GTTGTAATGCTGGCTCTGCGAGAATTTGGTATAACGGATAGCAGTTCGAATTTTTCACTGACAGAGGTGAGCGTCAGGGAAGGCAGTATGATAAGGAATCGTCAGTTGCCTGATAATCTGCAAAATCTAGCAGAAACTATAGGTCTTAGTTCTCGTTACTACCTAAAAACAAAGGGTGTATCCGAGATTCTCGTTGCCGATGATCAGGCGCCCGAACTTATCCGCGAATCGCAAGTTCACTTTCTTCATCTAAATGCTGTTGAAGTTGCGATTCAGTTGACGCTGCAAGATTTCAGCATATTTAG GAAAATCGAGTCGACCGAATATGTCGATGATTTATTTGAGCTGAGGAGTAGGTATGGCACGCCAATGCTCACGGACTTTGCCGAGCTCGTCAATAGAGAAATGTTCTGGGTTGTGACAGAAATTTGTTCGGAGCACAATCTTGTCAGACGAAGCAAAATCATTAaacaatttatcaaaattgctC GGCAATGTAAAgaatgcaaaaatttcaactcaatGTTCGCAATCGTTTCTGGATTGGGTCATGCGGCTGTTGGTCGTCTTCGAGCAACGTGGGAGAAACTGCCTACTAAATATCAAAGGTTATTCAATGATCTGGAAAAGCTCATGGATCCGAGTCGAAACATGAGCCAGTACAGGCAGCTGATAGCATCGGAACAAACTCAACCGCCTATC aTTCCTTTTTACCCGGTTGTTAAGAAAGACTTGACTTTTATTCATCTGGGTAATGACTCCAGGGTTGAAGGGCtaatcaattttgaaaagctcAGAATGATTGCCAAGGAGGTACGAGCACTAACGAAAATGTGCTCCTCGCAGTACGATTTACAAACCATGACAGACATCGGAGGACAAGCATTGAGTTCAGCAATGGTATCGATGAATCAAATGAACTCCGCGAATCAAG GGGGACAAACGGCAACCGTGAAGAGACGGAAGAAGTCAACGGCAGCCCCGAATCccaaaaaaatgttcgaaGAGGCTCAGATGGTTCGCAGAGTAAAAGCTTACCTAGCCAACATGGAAGTGATTACAGATGAAGAGCGTTTACACGCGCTTTCCGCCGAGTGCGAACCCCACGCAGGTGCGGTGGCGATTGCTGCAGCCGTGCCGTTGGCCAAAAGAGCTATGAGACACCCGTCACCCACGCTCTCGACAACGAGCAGCGCAAGTAGTACAAGCGAAGGTCGGAAAAGCATACAAG GCACCAAATTTGGGGCAGCATCGCCGCAAGCACAGAGAAAAATACTTGCTTTGTCGGACCCACATAAGACGAGACCGCACCAACCAAAACACTGCCCACCTCCACTTCCTATACCTGGCCTAGCTCTGCATGCAGGTGGCTTAGAACCCAGTCCCGGAGCACCGAGAAGAGTCGGATCAGCGACGAGGGTTCCGATGCACGAGAGATCGCATAGCGATACACCTTCTGGACTGCCGCCTCCTGTTGATCTGAGTGCAGAAAGCAGCAGTGTTACTAGTCTGAGTAACCTGCAACCGCTGAGAAAAACACTAACGAGTG GTTCTGTGACAAGCAGTGACAGTGGTCACAGTACTCAATTGGACAGTCACAGTGGCAGCAGTGTTGAAGCCGGTGGCAGCCCGCCTCCTTCGCAGAGACGACACTCAGCTATGCAAG GGTCTGTAATGAGGGGGGGACTACCTCCGTTCCCACACGCAGTCGCTGTGCTGCCTCCACTTCCTGCCACCTACAACCACTACTATCACCACCCCCAACCTCCTCAAG GGCTTACAGGTATAGGAGTTGGTGTTGGCTTGCCTCCTGGAGGAATGATGATGCGAGGTGGCCCAACCCGCCAACCACCTGCCTATAAAGTAGCAGCGCAGATGGCTAGGCTCCACAGATTGGGCAGAGCCCATAGCCACGAGGGGGTCACGTATCACACCGACCACGATGATG ATGACGAGGATGCTCAAGTTTCGGCGGTGTAA